From a single Deltaproteobacteria bacterium genomic region:
- a CDS encoding acetamidase/formamidase family protein, producing the protein MKRLSREQAKVYVFDRSLPPPLRVAPGEKFILETEDASSGFLRAEGQSPLNRPFIDETWPPSANPVAGPIYIEGVHKGDLLGIKIEDILVAGDQSFTFAARRGPIHDSYQWSEAAAPWTHVLRHEPGRSGTMRDGKIWFNDKVCWPVTPFIGTIAVAPEREVITSIYGQGIGGGNIDCRDIKPGNTFYVNSQNEGGLLFVGDVHASQGDTEFSGVAAETRAEVTLAVEVIPGKKIPFPRIETPHSLIALYNSRPLEHAVTKAIFILMAWLVEEYGLSQRDAYMQISVNPGVRVHIYQMIPDMPLCYTAGVEFPRECL; encoded by the coding sequence ATGAAACGGTTATCACGAGAGCAAGCCAAAGTATATGTCTTCGATCGATCTCTTCCTCCTCCATTACGCGTTGCTCCGGGAGAAAAATTTATCCTGGAAACGGAAGACGCCTCCAGTGGCTTCCTTCGTGCAGAAGGACAATCCCCCTTGAACCGGCCCTTCATCGACGAAACCTGGCCTCCTTCAGCGAACCCAGTCGCGGGACCGATTTATATCGAAGGGGTGCATAAGGGAGATCTTCTGGGAATCAAGATTGAAGATATTTTGGTGGCCGGCGACCAGAGCTTTACCTTTGCAGCCCGCCGGGGACCGATTCACGATTCATACCAATGGTCGGAAGCGGCTGCACCTTGGACCCATGTTTTGCGCCATGAACCCGGCCGGAGCGGCACGATGAGGGATGGAAAAATCTGGTTTAACGACAAGGTCTGCTGGCCGGTTACCCCTTTCATCGGGACGATCGCCGTGGCCCCCGAGCGCGAAGTGATCACCAGTATCTATGGCCAGGGAATCGGAGGAGGAAATATCGATTGCCGGGATATCAAACCTGGAAACACCTTTTACGTGAACAGCCAAAATGAAGGGGGGCTTCTCTTCGTGGGAGACGTGCACGCCTCCCAGGGAGATACGGAGTTTTCAGGAGTCGCCGCCGAGACCAGAGCTGAGGTTACCCTTGCCGTGGAAGTTATCCCCGGCAAAAAGATTCCCTTCCCCCGCATCGAAACCCCCCACAGCCTGATTGCCCTTTACAATTCCCGGCCCCTCGAGCATGCCGTGACCAAGGCGATTTTTATCCTGATGGCATGGCTGGTGGAAGAGTATGGCCTGAGTCAGCGGGATGCCTATATGCAGATATCCGTGAATCCAGGGGTTAGGGTACACATATACCAAATGATTCCCGATATGCCCCTCTGCTACACAGCGGGAGTCGAATTCCCCCGCGAATGCCTTTGA